A genomic segment from Dasypus novemcinctus isolate mDasNov1 chromosome X, mDasNov1.1.hap2, whole genome shotgun sequence encodes:
- the LOC101427868 gene encoding Y-box-binding protein 1-like, with protein sequence MAKSSEQTKKQEEEQNIEQVIKDHKTHIRKQLNEGKEEINNMKQTFGKKIADIHKKITELMEMSTTVQVIKNTLSANSSRLEEAERSNFTSSSLSKESEDNFMSEEGEVTLKEVTASASLKAASKNLVSLGSGDPLRTFFPGKLSGDAIAKATPTAGTKGKAPKRIIAKRVQGTVKWFNVKNGYGFISRHDTQEDVFVHQTAITRNNPHKYQRSVGDGETVEFDVVQGERGTEAANVTGPAGAPVEGSRYAADRPRFRRGFYIRRRAPQRGTQGAEVEEADKEDSNDGETSGKGFTSQFAAAQGPRHRMLSRPQDQRLRRFPPFRGAPVVTRRMWPLPPTSGPTLFAHLPRPARATGNEGTRPRGPGPSYLLSRPRGRSTTAGPRPGTSKEQEGEDKENGHKCVPQITSPPRYGSRHSNNQSRCPQSALSTAAQDVKGREGKIEKGPVESPAPEAVALNSSAAEEVDHLAVDATSALMAE encoded by the exons atggccaaatccagtgaacaaactaaaaaacaggaagaggagcagaacatcgaacaagtaattaaagatcacaAAACACATATCAGAAAGCAACttaatgaaggaaaggaagagattaacaatatgaagcaaacatttggaaagaaaattgcagacatacacaaaaagataacagagttGATGGAGATGAGCACCACTGTTCaagtaattaaaaatacactctcagcaaatagcagcagattagaagaggcagag AGGTCCAACTTTACCTCGAGTTCTCTGAGTAAGGAGAGCGAAGACAACTTCATGAGTGAGGAGGGAGAGGTCACCCTGAAGGAGGTGACCGCCTCAGCCTCCCTCAAAGCCGCATCAAAAAATCTGGTGTCCTTGGGTAGTGGAGACCCGCTCCGGACCTTCTTCCCAGGCAAACTCAGCGGGGACGCAATCGCTAAGGCCACCCCTACTGCAGGAACCAAGGGAAAGGCGCCCAAGAGGATCATCGCTAAAAGGGTGCAAGGCACTGTCAAGTGGTTTAACGTGAAGAATGGGTACGGATTCATCAGCAGGCATGATACCCAGGAAGATGTATTCGTTCACCAGACGGCCATCACCCGGAACAACCCTCACAAGTACCAGCGTAGCGTAGGCGATGGCGAGACCGTCGAGTTCGATGTTGTGCAGGGCGAGCGTGGCACCGAGGCCGCCAACGTGACCGGCCCTGCGGGCGCCCCAGTGGAAGGTAGCCGCTATGCAGCGGACCGCCCCCGCTTTCGCCGGGGTTTCTACATCCGCCGCCGCGCACCCCAGCGCGGGACCCAGGGCGCCGAGGTTGAAGAAGCTGACAAGGAAGACAGCAATGATGGCGAAACCAGCGGCAAGGGCTTCACCTCACAATTCGCTGCGGCCCAGGGTCCAAGACACCGCATGCTGAGCCGTCCCCAAGATCAGCGACTGCGACGCTTCCCACCCTTCCGCGGGGCCCCAGTGGTGACCCGACGCATGTGGCCCCTCCCGCCCACCAGCGGGCCCACTCTGTTTGCCCACCTGCCCAGACCCGCACGTGCCACAGGGAACGAGGGCACGCGGCCTCGGGGGCCTGGCCCCAGCTACCTGCTGAGTCGTCCAAGGGGCCGAAGCACCACTGCTGGGCCACGACCTGGCACCTCCAAGGAGCAGGAAGGAGAGGATAAGGAGAATGGGCATAAGTGCGTTCCACAGATCACATCACCACCTCGCTATGGATCCCGACACTCCAACAACCAGAGCCGCTGCCCGCAGTCAGCCCTTAGCACAGCAGCACAAGACGTCAAGGGCAGAGAGGGCAAGATTGAAAAAGGGCCTGTAGAAAGCCCCGCGCCTGAGGCTGTGGCCTTGAATAGCAGTGCTGCTGAGGAGGTGGACCACCTGGCCGTGGATGCCACCTCTGCTCTTATGGCTGAGTAA